In one Electrophorus electricus isolate fEleEle1 chromosome 21, fEleEle1.pri, whole genome shotgun sequence genomic region, the following are encoded:
- the cylda gene encoding ubiquitin carboxyl-terminal hydrolase CYLD isoform X1, translated as MSSVLWSQEKPVGGFRDDWRFYVVVKECAVERLPQKTVRVPRGSLGQPCQERNSLGRSLPPTKGKRSLRILDQANVVVSVDERDALELDEKLAELLFPITNCEERYALLRDKARLDRARQIDTGSRVRVQLRSGDDPLPGVVRFKGALLPDRALSGVWFGVELLEEGRGQGFTEGSYQGQQLFRCEEECGVFVALDKLELWEDEELDPEHINLVDNEGEVEGDFPPLEINSRVLVQTREGPERGTVIFCDLLPGNETLGYYVGVDMDNPIGDWDGIIEGKLLCNFASLEYTRLVPICDVMPEYSMQDPRTARGSSEKSKPKSKGLGLQAASRSKSEFYYTLNGSSVDPPVQSKSKSTWYIDEVGEDPAKSLTDMPPDFKQASPPPRAPPTSTSLSSDNKFHSLPFSLTRKSGPNGSMNHGPLSLSVQSVMGEQQEVPPPVTAPSPRPASPPKGQPGLEVGSLVEVKENPPLCGVIRWVGLPPGLLEPLAGLELEEECVGCTDGTFKGMRYFTCPPKKALFVKLKCCRPDSRFPSLHHSPNPIERCNSIAFGGYLSEVVNENTPPRTESDGLEVMVGKKKGIQGHYNSCYLDSTLFCLFSFSSVLDTVLLRPKSKTDVEYYLETQELLRTEIVNPLRIHGYVCATKIMKLRRILEKVEAASGFTSEEKDPEEFLNILFHHILRVDPLLKLRSAGQKVQDCYFYQIFMDKKDKVLVPTSQQLLEWSFINSDLKFAEAPSCLIIQMPRFGKDFKMFNKIFPSLELDITDVLDDTPRECRICGGLALYECKECYEDADITAGKIKQFCEKCNTQVHLHPRRKTHRYGKLSVPKELQEGVWRQGSFPHQQMELFAVLCIETSHYVAFVKYGAADSAWLFFDSMADRDGGQNGFNIPQVSPCPEVGAYLKMSPEELHALDPKNIQGYARRLLCDAYMCMYQSPTMSLYK; from the exons ATGAGCTCGGTGCTTTGGAGCCAGGAGAAGCCGGTGGGCGGCTTCCGTGACGACTGGCGCTTCTATGTGGTGGTGAAGGAGTGCGCGGTGGAGCGGCTGCCCCAGAAGACGGTGCGTGTGCCACGTGGCAGCCTGGGCCAGCCGTGCCAGGAGCGCAACAGCCTGGGGCGCTCCCTACCACCCACCAAGGGTAAGCGCAGCCTGCGCATCCTGGACCAAGCCAACgtggtggtgagtgtggacGAGCGGGATGCGCTGGAGCTGGACGAGAAGCTTGCAGAGTTGCTCTTCCCCATCACAAACTGTGAGGAGCGCTACGCTCTGCTCCGCGACAAGGCTCGCCTGGACCGCGCCCGCCAGATCGACACGGGCTCCCGAGTGCGTGTGCAGCTGCGCTCTGGAGATGACCCACTGCCTGGTGTGGTGCGCTTCAAGGGGGCGCTGTTACCTGACAGGGCTCTCTCAGGCGTGTGGTTCGGCGTGGAGCTGCTG GAGGAGGGACGTGGTCAGGGTTTCACAGAGGGCTCGTACCAGGGCCAGCAACTCTTTCGCTGCGAGGAGGAGTGTGGTGTCTTCGTCGCACTCGACAAACTGGAGCTCTGGGAGGATGAGGAGCTGGATCCAGAACACATTAACCTAGTGGACAACGAAGGGGAAGTAGAAGGCGATTTTCCGCCACTGGAGATCAACTCGCGTGTGCTGGTTCAGACGCGGGAGGGACCTGAAAGGGGAACTGTCATCTTCTGTGACCTGTTGCCAGGCAACGAGACCCTGGGCTATTATGTTGGAGTTGatatg GACAATCCCATCGGAGACTGGGACGGCATCATCGAGGGGAAGCTGCTGTGTAATTTCGCCAGCCTCGAGTACACCCGTCTCGTCCCCATCTGCGACGTCATGCCAG AGTACTCCATGCAGGACCCCAGGACAGCCCGAGGGAGCAGTGAGAAGAGCAAACCAAAGAGCAAAG ggttaggtcTGCAGGCTGCCAGCAGAAGCAAGTCTGAGTTTTATTATACGCTAAATGGCAGCTCTGTTGATCCCCCAGTCCAGTCCAAATCCAAAAGCACGTGGTACATAGATGAAG tTGGCGAAGACCCGGCCAAGTCCCTGACGGACATGCCTCCTGACTTCAAACAGGCCTCGCCTCCTCCTCGagcccctcccacctccactTCGCTGTCCAGCGACAACAAGTTCCACTCGCTGCCCTTCAGTCTCACTCGCAAGAGTGGGCCCAATGGGAGCATGAATCATGgacccctctccctctccgtccaATCGGTGATGGGAGAGCAGCAGGAGGTCCCGCCCCCTGTGACCGCTCCCTCCCCAAGGCCAGCGTCACCCCCCAAGGGTCAGCCAGGCTTAGAGGTTGGCTCACTGGTGGAGGTCAAGGAGAATCCACCTCTCTGCGGGGTGATACGCTGGGTGGGGCTGCCGCCTGGTTTACTGGAGCCTCTTGCAGGGCTGgagctg gaagaggagtgtgttggATGCACTGATGGAACATTTAAAGGCATGCGCTACTTTACGTGTCCTCCAAAAAAAGCTCTGTTTGTCAAACTGAAGTGCTGTCGTCCTGATTCACGCTTCCCGTCCCTACACCACTCACCCAACCCCATCGAACGCTGCAATTCTATAG CGTTTGGAGGTTACCTGAGCGAGGTGGTTAATGAGAACACGCCCCCTCGTACGGAGAGCGATGGGCTGGAGGTCATGGTGGGGAAGAAGAAAGGCATTCAGGGCCACTACAACTCCTGCTACCTGGACTCCACACTCTTCTG tcttttctctttcagctCTGTGTTGGACACAGTGTTACTGAGACCGAAGTCTAAGACTGATGTAGAATACTACTTAGAGACCCAGGAGCTGCTGCGAACAGAGATAGTCAACCCACTGCGCAT CCATGGTTACGTGTGTGCCACTAAGATCATGAAGCTGCGGAGAATTCTAGAAAAGGTGGAAGCAGCTTCAGGCTTCACGTCTGAAGAGAAAG ATCCTGAAGAATTCCTCAACATTCTGTTTCACCACATTCTGAGGGTGGACCCCCTGCTCAAACTACG CTCGGCTGGCCAGAAGGTCCAAGACTGTTACTTCTATCAGATCTTTATGGATAAAAAAGACAAAGTGTTGGTGCCTACCAGCCAACAACTACTGGAATGGTCCTTCATCAACAGTGACCTTAAATTCGCTGag GCTCCCTCCTGTCTCATCATCCAGATGCCTCGCTTTGGGAAAGACTTTAAGATGTTCAATAAGATTTTCCCCTCTCTGGAGCTGGACATCACGGATGTGTTGGATGACA CACCCAGAGAGTGTCGTATCTGTGGGGGTTTAGCACTTTATGAGTGTAAAGAGTGCTATGAGGATGCTGACATCACAGCTGGGAAGATTAAGCAGTTCTGTGAAAAGTGCAAtacacag GTGCACCTGCACCCACGGCGTAAGACCCATCGGTACGGTAAGCTATCAGTGCCTAAGGAGCTCCAGGAGGGCGTTTGGCGGCAGGGTTCCTTCCCCCACCAGCAGATGGAGCTGTTCGCTGTGCTGTGCATCGAGACCAGCCACTACGTCGCCTTCGTCAAATACGGAGCTGCGGACTCTGCCTGGCTCTTCTTCGACAGCATGGCCGACCGAGACG gtgGGCAGAATGGTTTTAACATCCCCCAGGTGTCTCCGTGCCCTGAGGTGGGGGCATACTTGAAAATGAGCCCAGAAGAACTGCATGCCCTGGACCCCAAAAACATCCAGGGCTACGCCCGACGACTGCTCTGTGATGCTTATATGTGCATGTACCAGAGCCCCACCATGAGCCTctacaaatga
- the cylda gene encoding ubiquitin carboxyl-terminal hydrolase CYLD isoform X2 encodes MSSVLWSQEKPVGGFRDDWRFYVVVKECAVERLPQKTVRVPRGSLGQPCQERNSLGRSLPPTKGKRSLRILDQANVVVSVDERDALELDEKLAELLFPITNCEERYALLRDKARLDRARQIDTGSRVRVQLRSGDDPLPGVVRFKGALLPDRALSGVWFGVELLEEGRGQGFTEGSYQGQQLFRCEEECGVFVALDKLELWEDEELDPEHINLVDNEGEVEGDFPPLEINSRVLVQTREGPERGTVIFCDLLPGNETLGYYVGVDMDNPIGDWDGIIEGKLLCNFASLEYTRLVPICDVMPEYSMQDPRTARGSSEKSKPKSKVGEDPAKSLTDMPPDFKQASPPPRAPPTSTSLSSDNKFHSLPFSLTRKSGPNGSMNHGPLSLSVQSVMGEQQEVPPPVTAPSPRPASPPKGQPGLEVGSLVEVKENPPLCGVIRWVGLPPGLLEPLAGLELEEECVGCTDGTFKGMRYFTCPPKKALFVKLKCCRPDSRFPSLHHSPNPIERCNSIAFGGYLSEVVNENTPPRTESDGLEVMVGKKKGIQGHYNSCYLDSTLFCLFSFSSVLDTVLLRPKSKTDVEYYLETQELLRTEIVNPLRIHGYVCATKIMKLRRILEKVEAASGFTSEEKDPEEFLNILFHHILRVDPLLKLRSAGQKVQDCYFYQIFMDKKDKVLVPTSQQLLEWSFINSDLKFAEAPSCLIIQMPRFGKDFKMFNKIFPSLELDITDVLDDTPRECRICGGLALYECKECYEDADITAGKIKQFCEKCNTQVHLHPRRKTHRYGKLSVPKELQEGVWRQGSFPHQQMELFAVLCIETSHYVAFVKYGAADSAWLFFDSMADRDGGQNGFNIPQVSPCPEVGAYLKMSPEELHALDPKNIQGYARRLLCDAYMCMYQSPTMSLYK; translated from the exons ATGAGCTCGGTGCTTTGGAGCCAGGAGAAGCCGGTGGGCGGCTTCCGTGACGACTGGCGCTTCTATGTGGTGGTGAAGGAGTGCGCGGTGGAGCGGCTGCCCCAGAAGACGGTGCGTGTGCCACGTGGCAGCCTGGGCCAGCCGTGCCAGGAGCGCAACAGCCTGGGGCGCTCCCTACCACCCACCAAGGGTAAGCGCAGCCTGCGCATCCTGGACCAAGCCAACgtggtggtgagtgtggacGAGCGGGATGCGCTGGAGCTGGACGAGAAGCTTGCAGAGTTGCTCTTCCCCATCACAAACTGTGAGGAGCGCTACGCTCTGCTCCGCGACAAGGCTCGCCTGGACCGCGCCCGCCAGATCGACACGGGCTCCCGAGTGCGTGTGCAGCTGCGCTCTGGAGATGACCCACTGCCTGGTGTGGTGCGCTTCAAGGGGGCGCTGTTACCTGACAGGGCTCTCTCAGGCGTGTGGTTCGGCGTGGAGCTGCTG GAGGAGGGACGTGGTCAGGGTTTCACAGAGGGCTCGTACCAGGGCCAGCAACTCTTTCGCTGCGAGGAGGAGTGTGGTGTCTTCGTCGCACTCGACAAACTGGAGCTCTGGGAGGATGAGGAGCTGGATCCAGAACACATTAACCTAGTGGACAACGAAGGGGAAGTAGAAGGCGATTTTCCGCCACTGGAGATCAACTCGCGTGTGCTGGTTCAGACGCGGGAGGGACCTGAAAGGGGAACTGTCATCTTCTGTGACCTGTTGCCAGGCAACGAGACCCTGGGCTATTATGTTGGAGTTGatatg GACAATCCCATCGGAGACTGGGACGGCATCATCGAGGGGAAGCTGCTGTGTAATTTCGCCAGCCTCGAGTACACCCGTCTCGTCCCCATCTGCGACGTCATGCCAG AGTACTCCATGCAGGACCCCAGGACAGCCCGAGGGAGCAGTGAGAAGAGCAAACCAAAGAGCAAAG tTGGCGAAGACCCGGCCAAGTCCCTGACGGACATGCCTCCTGACTTCAAACAGGCCTCGCCTCCTCCTCGagcccctcccacctccactTCGCTGTCCAGCGACAACAAGTTCCACTCGCTGCCCTTCAGTCTCACTCGCAAGAGTGGGCCCAATGGGAGCATGAATCATGgacccctctccctctccgtccaATCGGTGATGGGAGAGCAGCAGGAGGTCCCGCCCCCTGTGACCGCTCCCTCCCCAAGGCCAGCGTCACCCCCCAAGGGTCAGCCAGGCTTAGAGGTTGGCTCACTGGTGGAGGTCAAGGAGAATCCACCTCTCTGCGGGGTGATACGCTGGGTGGGGCTGCCGCCTGGTTTACTGGAGCCTCTTGCAGGGCTGgagctg gaagaggagtgtgttggATGCACTGATGGAACATTTAAAGGCATGCGCTACTTTACGTGTCCTCCAAAAAAAGCTCTGTTTGTCAAACTGAAGTGCTGTCGTCCTGATTCACGCTTCCCGTCCCTACACCACTCACCCAACCCCATCGAACGCTGCAATTCTATAG CGTTTGGAGGTTACCTGAGCGAGGTGGTTAATGAGAACACGCCCCCTCGTACGGAGAGCGATGGGCTGGAGGTCATGGTGGGGAAGAAGAAAGGCATTCAGGGCCACTACAACTCCTGCTACCTGGACTCCACACTCTTCTG tcttttctctttcagctCTGTGTTGGACACAGTGTTACTGAGACCGAAGTCTAAGACTGATGTAGAATACTACTTAGAGACCCAGGAGCTGCTGCGAACAGAGATAGTCAACCCACTGCGCAT CCATGGTTACGTGTGTGCCACTAAGATCATGAAGCTGCGGAGAATTCTAGAAAAGGTGGAAGCAGCTTCAGGCTTCACGTCTGAAGAGAAAG ATCCTGAAGAATTCCTCAACATTCTGTTTCACCACATTCTGAGGGTGGACCCCCTGCTCAAACTACG CTCGGCTGGCCAGAAGGTCCAAGACTGTTACTTCTATCAGATCTTTATGGATAAAAAAGACAAAGTGTTGGTGCCTACCAGCCAACAACTACTGGAATGGTCCTTCATCAACAGTGACCTTAAATTCGCTGag GCTCCCTCCTGTCTCATCATCCAGATGCCTCGCTTTGGGAAAGACTTTAAGATGTTCAATAAGATTTTCCCCTCTCTGGAGCTGGACATCACGGATGTGTTGGATGACA CACCCAGAGAGTGTCGTATCTGTGGGGGTTTAGCACTTTATGAGTGTAAAGAGTGCTATGAGGATGCTGACATCACAGCTGGGAAGATTAAGCAGTTCTGTGAAAAGTGCAAtacacag GTGCACCTGCACCCACGGCGTAAGACCCATCGGTACGGTAAGCTATCAGTGCCTAAGGAGCTCCAGGAGGGCGTTTGGCGGCAGGGTTCCTTCCCCCACCAGCAGATGGAGCTGTTCGCTGTGCTGTGCATCGAGACCAGCCACTACGTCGCCTTCGTCAAATACGGAGCTGCGGACTCTGCCTGGCTCTTCTTCGACAGCATGGCCGACCGAGACG gtgGGCAGAATGGTTTTAACATCCCCCAGGTGTCTCCGTGCCCTGAGGTGGGGGCATACTTGAAAATGAGCCCAGAAGAACTGCATGCCCTGGACCCCAAAAACATCCAGGGCTACGCCCGACGACTGCTCTGTGATGCTTATATGTGCATGTACCAGAGCCCCACCATGAGCCTctacaaatga